A portion of the Etheostoma cragini isolate CJK2018 chromosome 13, CSU_Ecrag_1.0, whole genome shotgun sequence genome contains these proteins:
- the emsy gene encoding BRCA2-interacting transcriptional repressor EMSY isoform X4, producing MPMIQLEKPVLTGTMPVVWPTILDLGRDECKRILRKLELEAYAGVISALRAQGDLTKDKKDLLGELTKILGISTERHRAEVRRAVNDERLTTIAYHMSGPNSSSEWSIEGRRLVPLMPRLVPQTAFTVTANAVASATANQNASLLLPAETGNKEVVVCYSYTSTTGTSTSATATSGTIGATVKSPRPPSPSSNVVVLPSGSTVYVKSVSCSDEDEKPRKRRRTNSSSSSPVMLKEVSKVSPPISKNITVPVSGSPKMSNIMQSIANSLPPHLSPVKITFTKPTIQTTNTTTQKVIIVTTSPSSNFVPNILSKSHAHNNAALSKLISTSMLTASTQKQTVVFPASVSPSSNTVAVTTMVSSTPSVVMSTTCASSAGVKVASARLPSPKTLVGSPAQILAQFPKQQSPKQLQQSSSMGVSSVSQTQTTSTSPGSKPTIQIKQESGVKIITQQVQPSKILPKPSSVALSSSSSSPIMVVSSNGAIMTTKLVTQATATQATYTRPTVSPSIGARISASSGGTTYVKTTSGSIITVVPKSMATLGGKIISSNIVSGTTTKITTIPMTSKPNVIVVQKTTGKGATIQGLPGKNVVTTLLNAGVSPKLENFISYIKGEKGLQAVQGTKPAIITASRPITKMIVTQPKGMSSGSQSTATKIIPTKIVYGQQGKTQVLIKPKPVFQTAVVSEHTRQLVTEALQQVTRSAEIGQVQTSGQDGSTKDDAGSLAAESSHGSSAQESQPVVHVVSSREQDWTEQEVSVESSPTIIYQEVSGGESQSATSTIKALLELQQTTVVKEKGEPKPRQHSIDLSQMAVPIQLAQEKKPSPESPRPSTSEAEPSTEYVTAGKVSSRVVVPSEDDNVVMSSSQQPGKPHKLSSQATVVTKPAATVFSAASHVSHMPSDSHGKTETVLEVGELEGDTLDPQTGLFYRSSQPTTDPIKQTTHSTAAQPPPSSQTEAEQSRHSSTYTQPPMPPPQLHSKPQISQPSSSTTIFPSILPPTKKLPKLQEQSQPKPQALTQSPKDRPVTAPAQAGAKITASATPTKPLLTPQLPKLQQAPTSHHRPLHTPMSHPPPLQAHHPVGTEKTASSQQPIITQSATVTKITFGSSHHSSPVFSSGEATAKLIPESSSRPSGDKPSVSDILKISMMEAEIDPSTEPMVVDSSSDCGPLGKAMDVQAVSGTLDSGQFISSSGASMHHPLTKPQQFSCMQGLTAQRSKEDLEIIEYSILPDSSQSNVVVEPSGFLEITNYTSQQLEEDSPMEQEVDSSNDEATAASPTNQP from the exons ATG CCCATGATTCAGCTGGAGAAACCGGTGCTGACTGGTACCATGCCTGTGGTATGGCCCACCATCCTTGACCTGGGCAGGGATGAATGCAAAAGAATTCTCCGTAAACTTG AGCTGGAGGCTTATGCTGGGGTAATCAGTGCCCTGCGAGCCCAAGGAGACCTGACAAAGGACAAGAAGGATCTGCTCGGAGAACTCACTAAAATCCTTGG TATCTCAACAGAGCGCCATCGTGCAGAAGTCCGCAGGGCTGTCAATGATGAACGCCTCACCACCATTGCATATCA TATGTCAGGTCCTAACAGCTCGTCCGAATGGTCCATTGAAGGACGGCGGCTTGTTCCCTTGATGCCGAGGCTGGTCCCTCAGACGGCATTTACTGTGACTGCTAATGCTGTGGCCAGTgccacagccaatcagaatgccTCCCTTCTGTTGCCAGCTGAAACGGGAAACAAAGAAG TGGTTGTATGTTACTCCTACACAAGCACCACCGGCACCTCAACCAGCGCTACAGCGACCAGCGGCACCATAGGAGCAACTGTAAAATCCCCACGACCACCCAGTCCTTCATCCAACGTTGTGGTGTTGCCCAGCGGGAGCACCGTCTATGTAAAAA GTGTGAGCTGTTCCGACGAGGATGAAAAGCCTCGCAAGCGAAGGCGGACAAACTCGTCCAGCTCGTCGCCGGTGATGCTGAAGGAGGTTTCCAAGGTGTCTCCGCCGATATCCAAGAACATCACGGTACCGGTGAGCGGCAGCCCCAAGATGAGCAACATCATGCAGAGCATCGCCAACTCGCTGCCGCCCCACCTGTCCCCCGTCAAGATCACCTTCACTAAGCCCACCATCCAgaccaccaacaccaccacgCAGAAG GTGATAATCGTGACAACATCTCCCAGCTCCAACTTTGTGCCCAACATCCTGTCCAAGTCTCACGCTCACAACAACGCCGCTCTGTCCAAGCTGATCTCCACCTCCATGCTGACCGCTTCCACCCAGAAACAGACGGTGGTCTTCCCAGCCAGCGTCAGCCCTTCCTCCAACACTGTCGCAGTGACCACAATGGTCTCTTCTACTCCTTCAGTGGTCATGTCAACAACAT GTGCCTCTTCAGCTGGGGTGAAAGTGGCTTCAGCCAGACTTCCTTCACCTAAGACCCTGGTGGGGTCGCCGGCCCAGATCCTGGCCCAGTTCCCCAAACAGCAGTCACCcaaacagctgcagcagagcTCATCTATGGGAGTTAGTAGTGTCAGCCAGACCCAGACCACCAGCACGTCACCGGGCTCCAAGCCCACCATTCAGATCAAACAAGAGTCGG GGGTCAAGATAATCACTCAGCAGGTTCAGCCCAGCAAAATCCTACCCAAGCCCTCATCAGTGGCTTTGTCCAGCAGCAGCTCATCCCCCATCATGGTCGTCAGTAGCAACGGAGCCATCATGACCACCAAACTGGTCACTCAGGCCACAG CCACCCAGGCCACCTATACGAGACCGACTGTTAGCCCCAGCATCGGCGCCAGAATATCGGCATCCAGCGGGGGGACCACCTATGTCAAGACCACCAGCGGCAGCATCATCACAGTGGTGCCCAAGTCTATGGCCACTCTGGGCGGGAAGATCATCAGCAGTAATATTGTCTCTG GCACAACAACTAAGATCACCACCATCCCAATGACCTCCAAGCCAAACGTCATCGTGGTTCAGAAAACCACTGGAAAAGGAGCAACCATCCAAGGACTACCTGGCAAAAATGTGGTCACCACGCTTTTAAACGCTGGG GTGTCGCCAAAGTTAGAAAACTTCATATCCTACATAAAG GGTGAGAAGGGCCTGCAGGCTGTTCAGGGGACCAAACCAGCAATCATTACTGCCTCGAGACCCATTACCAAGATGATTGTCACCCAGCCCAAAGGCATGAGCTCTGGATCCCAGTCCACCGCCACCAAGATCATCCCAACCAAGATTGTCTACGGCCAGCAGGGCAAGACACAG GTTCTCATTAAGCCTAAGCCAGTCTTCCAGACGGCGGTTGTGAGCGAACACACCAGACAGCTGGTCACTGAGGCGCTGCAGCAGGTGACCCGCTCAGCAGAAATCGGGCAGGTTCAGACATCAGGCCAGGACGGGTCCACAAAGGACGATGCCGGCAGCTTAGCCGCTGAGTCCTCCCATGGCAGCAGCGCTCAAG AGTCTCAACCTGTAGTGCACGTGGTGTCCTCCAGAGAGCAGGATTGGACAGAACAGGAAGTATCTGTGGAGTCCAGCCCCACTATAATCTACCAGGAGGTGTCTGGTGGGGAATCCCAGTCCGCCACTTCCACCATCAAAGCTCTGCTGGAGCTTCAGCAGACAACAG TAGTGAAGGAGAAGGGAGAGCCCAAACCCAGGCAGCACTCTATTGACCTGAGCCAGATGGCCGTACCCATTCAGCTGGCCCAGGAGAAGAAGCCCAGCCCGGAGTCCCCCAGGCCTTCCACCTCAGAGGCTGAGCCCAGTACTGAGTACGTCACAGCAG GTAAAGTCAGCAGCAGAGTGGTAGTGCCTTCAGAGGATGATAACGTGGTCATGTCCTCCAGCCAGCAGCCGGGGAAGCCTCACAAACTCAGCAGCCAGGCTACCGTGGTAACCAAACCAGCTGCCACCGTATTCTCTGCAGCTTCCCACGTCAGCCACATG CCCTCTGACAGCCATGGTAAAACAGAAACTGTGTTAGAGGTAGGTGAACTGGAAGGTGACACCTTGGACCCCCAAACAGGCTTGTTTTACCGCTCCAGCCAACCAACTACAGATCCCATAAAGCAAACCACCCACTCCACAGCCGCTCAGCCACCTCCCTCAAGCCAGACAGAGGCCGAGCAGAGCCGCCACAGCTCCACCTACACTCAGCCGCCAATGCCTCCGCCACAACTGCATAGCAAACCTCAAATCAGCCAGCCTTCCTCTTCCACCACTATCTTCCCCTCTATTCTTCCTCCGACTAAGAAACTCCCAAAACTACAAGAGCAGAGTCAGCCCAAACCCCAAGCCTTAACCCAGAGCCCCAAAGACAGACCCGTGACTGCACCAGCCCAAGCTGGGGCAAAGATAACAGCCTCGGCCACACCAACCAAGCCCCTATTGACACCGCAACTTCCGAAGCTCCAGCAAGCACCCACATCCCACCACAGACCCCTGCACACACCCATGTCCCACCCTCCTCCACTGCAAGCGCACCACCCTGTCGGCACTGAAAAGACTGCCTCCAGCCAG CAGCCAATCATCACACAGAGCGCCACCGTCACCAAAATCACCTTTGGCAGCTCCCACCATTCATCGCCAGTCTTTAGCAGCGGTGAGGCCACTGCCAAACTGATTCCCGAGTCCAGCTCCAGGCCCTCGGGAGACAAACCCTCTGTGTCGGACATCCTGAAGATTTCCATGATGGAGGCAGAGATTGATCCAAGCACAGAGCCCATGGTGGTGGATTCCTCCAGTGACTGTGGCCCTCTGGGGAAAGCCATGGACGTCCAGGCCGTGTCAGGCACACTGGACTCTGGCCAGTTCATCAGCAGCTCTGGGGCTTCCATGCATCACCCCCTGACAAAACCCCAGCAGTTTAGCTGCATGCAAGGTCTCACAGCACAGAGGAGCAAAGAAGACCTGGAGATCATTGAG TACTCCATCCTGCCAGACTCCAGCCAATCCAACGTGGTGGTGGAGCCCAGCGGCTTCCTGGAGATCACCAATTACACTAGccagcagctggaggaggatAGCCCCATGGAGCAGGAGGTGGACAGCAGCAACGACGAGGCCACAGCCGCCAGTCCGACTAACCAACCATAG
- the emsy gene encoding BRCA2-interacting transcriptional repressor EMSY isoform X1 — protein MPMIQLEKPVLTGTMPVVWPTILDLGRDECKRILRKLELEAYAGVISALRAQGDLTKDKKDLLGELTKILGISTERHRAEVRRAVNDERLTTIAYHMSGPNSSSEWSIEGRRLVPLMPRLVPQTAFTVTANAVASATANQNASLLLPAETGNKEVVVCYSYTSTTGTSTSATATSGTIGATVKSPRPPSPSSNVVVLPSGSTVYVKSVSCSDEDEKPRKRRRTNSSSSSPVMLKEVSKVSPPISKNITVPVSGSPKMSNIMQSIANSLPPHLSPVKITFTKPTIQTTNTTTQKVIIVTTSPSSNFVPNILSKSHAHNNAALSKLISTSMLTASTQKQTVVFPASVSPSSNTVAVTTMVSSTPSVVMSTTCASSAGVKVASARLPSPKTLVGSPAQILAQFPKQQSPKQLQQSSSMGVSSVSQTQTTSTSPGSKPTIQIKQESGVKIITQQVQPSKILPKPSSVALSSSSSSPIMVVSSNGAIMTTKLVTQATATQATYTRPTVSPSIGARISASSGGTTYVKTTSGSIITVVPKSMATLGGKIISSNIVSGTTTKITTIPMTSKPNVIVVQKTTGKGATIQGLPGKNVVTTLLNAGVSPKLENFISYIKGEKGLQAVQGTKPAIITASRPITKMIVTQPKGMSSGSQSTATKIIPTKIVYGQQGKTQVLIKPKPVFQTAVVSEHTRQLVTEALQQVTRSAEIGQVQTSGQDGSTKDDAGSLAAESSHGSSAQESQPVVHVVSSREQDWTEQEVSVESSPTIIYQEVSGGESQSATSTIKALLELQQTTVVKEKGEPKPRQHSIDLSQMAVPIQLAQEKKPSPESPRPSTSEAEPSTEYVTAGKVSSRVVVPSEDDNVVMSSSQQPGKPHKLSSQATVVTKPAATVFSAASHVSHMPSDSHGKTETVLEVGELEGDTLDPQTGLFYRSSQPTTDPIKQTTHSTAAQPPPSSQTEAEQSRHSSTYTQPPMPPPQLHSKPQISQPSSSTTIFPSILPPTKKLPKLQEQSQPKPQALTQSPKDRPVTAPAQAGAKITASATPTKPLLTPQLPKLQQAPTSHHRPLHTPMSHPPPLQAHHPVGTEKTASSQQPIITQSATVTKITFGSSHHSSPVFSSGEATAKLIPESSSRPSGDKPSVSDILKISMMEAEIDPSTEPMVVDSSSDCGPLGKAMDVQAVSGTLDSGQFISSSGASMHHPLTKPQQFSCMQGLTAQRSKEDLEIIEVIPQYSILPDSSQSNVVVEPSGFLEITNYTSQQLEEDSPMEQEVDSSNDEATAASPTNQP, from the exons ATG CCCATGATTCAGCTGGAGAAACCGGTGCTGACTGGTACCATGCCTGTGGTATGGCCCACCATCCTTGACCTGGGCAGGGATGAATGCAAAAGAATTCTCCGTAAACTTG AGCTGGAGGCTTATGCTGGGGTAATCAGTGCCCTGCGAGCCCAAGGAGACCTGACAAAGGACAAGAAGGATCTGCTCGGAGAACTCACTAAAATCCTTGG TATCTCAACAGAGCGCCATCGTGCAGAAGTCCGCAGGGCTGTCAATGATGAACGCCTCACCACCATTGCATATCA TATGTCAGGTCCTAACAGCTCGTCCGAATGGTCCATTGAAGGACGGCGGCTTGTTCCCTTGATGCCGAGGCTGGTCCCTCAGACGGCATTTACTGTGACTGCTAATGCTGTGGCCAGTgccacagccaatcagaatgccTCCCTTCTGTTGCCAGCTGAAACGGGAAACAAAGAAG TGGTTGTATGTTACTCCTACACAAGCACCACCGGCACCTCAACCAGCGCTACAGCGACCAGCGGCACCATAGGAGCAACTGTAAAATCCCCACGACCACCCAGTCCTTCATCCAACGTTGTGGTGTTGCCCAGCGGGAGCACCGTCTATGTAAAAA GTGTGAGCTGTTCCGACGAGGATGAAAAGCCTCGCAAGCGAAGGCGGACAAACTCGTCCAGCTCGTCGCCGGTGATGCTGAAGGAGGTTTCCAAGGTGTCTCCGCCGATATCCAAGAACATCACGGTACCGGTGAGCGGCAGCCCCAAGATGAGCAACATCATGCAGAGCATCGCCAACTCGCTGCCGCCCCACCTGTCCCCCGTCAAGATCACCTTCACTAAGCCCACCATCCAgaccaccaacaccaccacgCAGAAG GTGATAATCGTGACAACATCTCCCAGCTCCAACTTTGTGCCCAACATCCTGTCCAAGTCTCACGCTCACAACAACGCCGCTCTGTCCAAGCTGATCTCCACCTCCATGCTGACCGCTTCCACCCAGAAACAGACGGTGGTCTTCCCAGCCAGCGTCAGCCCTTCCTCCAACACTGTCGCAGTGACCACAATGGTCTCTTCTACTCCTTCAGTGGTCATGTCAACAACAT GTGCCTCTTCAGCTGGGGTGAAAGTGGCTTCAGCCAGACTTCCTTCACCTAAGACCCTGGTGGGGTCGCCGGCCCAGATCCTGGCCCAGTTCCCCAAACAGCAGTCACCcaaacagctgcagcagagcTCATCTATGGGAGTTAGTAGTGTCAGCCAGACCCAGACCACCAGCACGTCACCGGGCTCCAAGCCCACCATTCAGATCAAACAAGAGTCGG GGGTCAAGATAATCACTCAGCAGGTTCAGCCCAGCAAAATCCTACCCAAGCCCTCATCAGTGGCTTTGTCCAGCAGCAGCTCATCCCCCATCATGGTCGTCAGTAGCAACGGAGCCATCATGACCACCAAACTGGTCACTCAGGCCACAG CCACCCAGGCCACCTATACGAGACCGACTGTTAGCCCCAGCATCGGCGCCAGAATATCGGCATCCAGCGGGGGGACCACCTATGTCAAGACCACCAGCGGCAGCATCATCACAGTGGTGCCCAAGTCTATGGCCACTCTGGGCGGGAAGATCATCAGCAGTAATATTGTCTCTG GCACAACAACTAAGATCACCACCATCCCAATGACCTCCAAGCCAAACGTCATCGTGGTTCAGAAAACCACTGGAAAAGGAGCAACCATCCAAGGACTACCTGGCAAAAATGTGGTCACCACGCTTTTAAACGCTGGG GTGTCGCCAAAGTTAGAAAACTTCATATCCTACATAAAG GGTGAGAAGGGCCTGCAGGCTGTTCAGGGGACCAAACCAGCAATCATTACTGCCTCGAGACCCATTACCAAGATGATTGTCACCCAGCCCAAAGGCATGAGCTCTGGATCCCAGTCCACCGCCACCAAGATCATCCCAACCAAGATTGTCTACGGCCAGCAGGGCAAGACACAG GTTCTCATTAAGCCTAAGCCAGTCTTCCAGACGGCGGTTGTGAGCGAACACACCAGACAGCTGGTCACTGAGGCGCTGCAGCAGGTGACCCGCTCAGCAGAAATCGGGCAGGTTCAGACATCAGGCCAGGACGGGTCCACAAAGGACGATGCCGGCAGCTTAGCCGCTGAGTCCTCCCATGGCAGCAGCGCTCAAG AGTCTCAACCTGTAGTGCACGTGGTGTCCTCCAGAGAGCAGGATTGGACAGAACAGGAAGTATCTGTGGAGTCCAGCCCCACTATAATCTACCAGGAGGTGTCTGGTGGGGAATCCCAGTCCGCCACTTCCACCATCAAAGCTCTGCTGGAGCTTCAGCAGACAACAG TAGTGAAGGAGAAGGGAGAGCCCAAACCCAGGCAGCACTCTATTGACCTGAGCCAGATGGCCGTACCCATTCAGCTGGCCCAGGAGAAGAAGCCCAGCCCGGAGTCCCCCAGGCCTTCCACCTCAGAGGCTGAGCCCAGTACTGAGTACGTCACAGCAG GTAAAGTCAGCAGCAGAGTGGTAGTGCCTTCAGAGGATGATAACGTGGTCATGTCCTCCAGCCAGCAGCCGGGGAAGCCTCACAAACTCAGCAGCCAGGCTACCGTGGTAACCAAACCAGCTGCCACCGTATTCTCTGCAGCTTCCCACGTCAGCCACATG CCCTCTGACAGCCATGGTAAAACAGAAACTGTGTTAGAGGTAGGTGAACTGGAAGGTGACACCTTGGACCCCCAAACAGGCTTGTTTTACCGCTCCAGCCAACCAACTACAGATCCCATAAAGCAAACCACCCACTCCACAGCCGCTCAGCCACCTCCCTCAAGCCAGACAGAGGCCGAGCAGAGCCGCCACAGCTCCACCTACACTCAGCCGCCAATGCCTCCGCCACAACTGCATAGCAAACCTCAAATCAGCCAGCCTTCCTCTTCCACCACTATCTTCCCCTCTATTCTTCCTCCGACTAAGAAACTCCCAAAACTACAAGAGCAGAGTCAGCCCAAACCCCAAGCCTTAACCCAGAGCCCCAAAGACAGACCCGTGACTGCACCAGCCCAAGCTGGGGCAAAGATAACAGCCTCGGCCACACCAACCAAGCCCCTATTGACACCGCAACTTCCGAAGCTCCAGCAAGCACCCACATCCCACCACAGACCCCTGCACACACCCATGTCCCACCCTCCTCCACTGCAAGCGCACCACCCTGTCGGCACTGAAAAGACTGCCTCCAGCCAG CAGCCAATCATCACACAGAGCGCCACCGTCACCAAAATCACCTTTGGCAGCTCCCACCATTCATCGCCAGTCTTTAGCAGCGGTGAGGCCACTGCCAAACTGATTCCCGAGTCCAGCTCCAGGCCCTCGGGAGACAAACCCTCTGTGTCGGACATCCTGAAGATTTCCATGATGGAGGCAGAGATTGATCCAAGCACAGAGCCCATGGTGGTGGATTCCTCCAGTGACTGTGGCCCTCTGGGGAAAGCCATGGACGTCCAGGCCGTGTCAGGCACACTGGACTCTGGCCAGTTCATCAGCAGCTCTGGGGCTTCCATGCATCACCCCCTGACAAAACCCCAGCAGTTTAGCTGCATGCAAGGTCTCACAGCACAGAGGAGCAAAGAAGACCTGGAGATCATTGAG GTGATTCCTCAGTACTCCATCCTGCCAGACTCCAGCCAATCCAACGTGGTGGTGGAGCCCAGCGGCTTCCTGGAGATCACCAATTACACTAGccagcagctggaggaggatAGCCCCATGGAGCAGGAGGTGGACAGCAGCAACGACGAGGCCACAGCCGCCAGTCCGACTAACCAACCATAG